The following coding sequences are from one Oryzisolibacter sp. LB2S window:
- a CDS encoding 4Fe-4S binding protein yields MLSLGHRFAAFCLALFIALALLTPRAHAGAYEAELPANLATTPDMCSLLPCTEVFPGATHFSERKGQPPYVEAYDNDSAEKKLLGYVMLSTDITDTPAYSGKPVVTLIGMDKAGHFVGIKVLKHSEPILLLGIPESALINFNNQYLGKSVTDTIEVGPSRPDENVIGVDAISGATVTVVAQNQVVMASGAAVARQTGIIAPTVREPARFAASGQGYDWAQLVKMGAVQQLLVKPEQVGLPRGPEPFIELWFGDLNHPDLGTSLLGKYNHDRLRASLKEGESALFVIRTAGQESFKGSGFVRGGIFDRVQVKQGADSFTFRDLDSMNLYGLEAAGAPRYTESAIFIIRSHSFSAAYPWKFAFLGNRVDRATGQRSFAVFESKYWLPGALLEGGRPKVEEPDAPWVRIWKSQAMPIGLFALLLVAVTVVYAFREKLTRLSTHKNKWPVNGFKYTFWAISIFWIGFGYMAQPSITQVLTWFHSILFQWTWSLFLSDPFIFLFWIFIIVTVFLFGRGLFCGWMCPFGSLQEGIFKIAKAIGLKRFQTALPQKWHDRLKWLKYAIFFFLLAVSMFSMGLAEKLAEVEPFKTTFLVGVMNRAWPYGLFVAAILGVSIFIERPYCKYICPLGASLAMPSTFRWFGLKRKQDCNSCKACAVGCGAQAIDADGRIDHRECLHCLDCMILYTDTKGCPPLAKERKRREKDGLEITPIGKNGYFIPIHPAKVEDQISPKAKDGVDPRMPTDRTLPAHKEDVGPIEWLWLELRDHLWPWSREGWRSQKALQIAGLALAIAATIAWVQTALGHMSSGAIIGWWFGWSVYEVLIRLSGRRYVKDGPWWRDQYRVAGVMDMMSYVGFKNLMIGAALFLVLKTLGWLVA; encoded by the coding sequence ATGTTGTCCCTCGGTCATCGGTTCGCAGCCTTTTGTCTTGCCCTGTTCATCGCGTTGGCCCTGCTGACGCCCCGCGCCCACGCCGGCGCCTATGAGGCGGAGCTGCCGGCCAACCTGGCGACGACACCCGACATGTGTTCGCTGCTGCCCTGCACCGAGGTGTTTCCGGGCGCCACGCATTTCTCCGAACGCAAGGGCCAGCCCCCTTACGTCGAGGCCTACGACAACGACTCGGCCGAGAAGAAGCTGCTCGGCTACGTCATGCTGTCGACCGACATCACCGACACGCCGGCCTACTCGGGCAAGCCCGTGGTCACGCTGATCGGCATGGACAAGGCCGGTCATTTCGTCGGCATCAAGGTGCTCAAGCATTCCGAGCCCATCCTGCTGCTGGGCATTCCCGAATCGGCGCTGATCAATTTCAACAACCAATACCTGGGCAAGTCGGTCACCGACACCATCGAGGTCGGGCCCTCGCGCCCCGACGAGAACGTCATCGGCGTGGACGCGATCTCCGGCGCCACGGTGACCGTCGTCGCGCAGAACCAGGTCGTCATGGCCTCGGGCGCGGCCGTGGCGCGCCAGACCGGCATCATCGCGCCCACGGTGCGCGAGCCGGCCCGCTTTGCCGCCAGCGGCCAGGGCTACGACTGGGCCCAGCTCGTGAAGATGGGCGCGGTGCAGCAGCTGCTCGTCAAGCCCGAGCAGGTAGGCCTTCCGCGCGGCCCCGAGCCCTTCATCGAGCTGTGGTTCGGCGACCTCAACCACCCCGACCTGGGCACGAGCCTGCTGGGCAAGTACAACCATGACCGGCTGCGCGCCAGCCTCAAGGAGGGCGAGAGCGCGCTGTTCGTGATCCGCACCGCCGGACAGGAATCGTTCAAGGGCTCGGGCTTCGTGCGCGGCGGCATCTTCGACCGCGTGCAGGTCAAGCAGGGCGCGGACTCCTTCACCTTCCGCGACCTCGATTCGATGAACCTCTACGGGCTGGAGGCCGCGGGCGCGCCGCGCTACACCGAGTCGGCCATCTTCATCATCCGCTCGCACTCGTTCTCGGCCGCCTATCCGTGGAAGTTCGCCTTCCTGGGCAACCGCGTGGACCGTGCCACGGGCCAGCGCAGCTTTGCCGTGTTCGAGTCCAAGTACTGGCTGCCCGGCGCACTGCTCGAAGGAGGCCGCCCCAAGGTCGAGGAGCCCGATGCCCCCTGGGTGCGCATCTGGAAGAGCCAGGCCATGCCCATCGGCCTGTTCGCGCTGCTGCTCGTCGCCGTGACCGTGGTCTACGCCTTCCGCGAAAAGCTCACGCGCCTATCCACGCACAAGAACAAATGGCCCGTCAACGGCTTCAAGTACACCTTCTGGGCCATCAGCATCTTCTGGATCGGCTTTGGCTACATGGCGCAGCCGTCCATCACCCAGGTGCTGACCTGGTTCCACTCCATCCTGTTCCAGTGGACCTGGTCGCTGTTCCTGTCCGACCCGTTCATCTTCCTGTTCTGGATCTTCATCATCGTCACGGTGTTCCTGTTCGGCCGCGGCCTGTTCTGCGGCTGGATGTGCCCGTTCGGCTCGCTGCAGGAGGGCATCTTCAAGATCGCCAAGGCGATCGGCCTCAAGCGCTTCCAGACCGCGCTGCCGCAGAAATGGCATGACCGCCTGAAGTGGCTCAAGTACGCGATCTTCTTCTTCCTGCTCGCCGTGTCCATGTTCTCCATGGGCTTGGCCGAGAAGCTCGCCGAGGTCGAGCCCTTCAAGACCACCTTCCTCGTCGGCGTGATGAACCGTGCCTGGCCCTACGGCCTGTTCGTGGCCGCCATCCTGGGCGTGTCCATCTTCATCGAGCGCCCCTACTGCAAGTACATCTGCCCGCTCGGCGCGTCGCTCGCCATGCCCAGCACCTTCCGCTGGTTTGGCCTGAAGCGCAAGCAGGACTGCAACAGCTGCAAGGCCTGCGCCGTGGGCTGCGGCGCCCAGGCCATCGACGCCGACGGCCGCATCGACCACCGCGAATGCCTGCACTGCCTCGACTGCATGATTCTCTACACCGACACCAAGGGCTGCCCGCCCCTGGCCAAGGAGCGCAAGCGCCGCGAAAAGGACGGCCTGGAGATCACCCCCATAGGCAAGAACGGCTACTTCATCCCCATCCACCCGGCCAAGGTGGAGGACCAGATCTCGCCCAAGGCCAAGGATGGCGTCGATCCACGCATGCCCACCGACCGCACCCTGCCCGCGCACAAGGAGGATGTGGGCCCGATCGAATGGCTGTGGCTCGAGCTGCGCGACCACCTCTGGCCCTGGAGCCGCGAGGGCTGGCGCAGCCAGAAGGCGCTGCAGATCGCGGGTCTCGCACTCGCCATTGCCGCCACCATCGCCTGGGTGCAGACGGCCCTGGGGCATATGTCCTCGGGCGCTATCATCGGCTGGTGGTTTGGCTGGAGCGTGTACGAGGTGTTGATCCGCCTGTCCGGTCGCCGATATGTGAAGGATGGCCCGTGGTGGCGCGACCAGTACCGCGTCGCCGGCGTGATGGACATGATGAGTTACGTGGGATTCAAGAACCTGATGATCGGCGCGGCCCTGTTCCTGGTGCTCAAGACGCTGGGCTGGCTGGTCGCATGA
- a CDS encoding nitrous oxide reductase family maturation protein NosD, producing the protein MKTLSRLSLALALCIAGACQAATLSVRPGDDLAAAVARAQPGDVIEVARGQYRANLLIDKPLTLRGLDRPTVSGGNQGDTIRVTAPDVVIEGLIVRDSGDSLKDQNAGIYLYPGAHRAIVRHCDLTYNLFGLWIEKANDVLIEHNTITGKREYDSPQRGNGVQLYNTRGAKILHNNISFVRDALYVDVSHNAVFKGNKLHHSRYGTHYMNSYHNLWEDNDTYYNRGGLALMEVREQVVRGNRAWGNSDHGIMLRTLQDSVIEGNVVAGNNRGFFIYDVEYIKLNDNLVVDNTVGVHLSAGSTRNEVEGNDFIANREQVRYVGARDERWGQQRGNYWSNYLGWDRNNDGQGDVQYEANDMVDRLTWRHPAIKLLLASPAVQALRLVGQQFPVLRVPSVVDPHPRMRPHHQDWSQWRGKHFPGQ; encoded by the coding sequence ATGAAGACCCTGTCCCGCTTGAGCCTGGCCTTGGCGCTGTGCATCGCCGGTGCCTGTCAGGCGGCGACGCTGAGCGTGCGCCCCGGCGACGACCTCGCCGCAGCCGTGGCCCGCGCCCAGCCGGGCGATGTCATCGAGGTGGCGCGCGGCCAGTACCGCGCCAACCTGCTGATCGACAAGCCGCTCACCCTGCGCGGCCTGGACCGCCCCACCGTGAGCGGCGGCAACCAGGGCGACACCATCCGCGTGACCGCGCCAGATGTGGTCATAGAGGGCCTGATCGTGCGCGACTCGGGCGACAGCCTCAAGGACCAGAACGCCGGCATCTACCTCTACCCCGGCGCGCACCGCGCCATCGTGCGCCACTGCGACCTGACCTACAACCTCTTCGGCCTGTGGATAGAGAAGGCCAACGACGTGCTCATAGAGCACAACACCATCACCGGCAAGCGCGAGTACGACTCGCCCCAGCGCGGCAACGGCGTGCAGCTCTACAACACCCGGGGCGCGAAGATCCTCCACAACAACATCAGCTTCGTGCGTGATGCCCTGTACGTGGACGTGTCGCACAACGCGGTGTTCAAGGGCAACAAGCTGCACCACAGCCGTTACGGCACGCACTACATGAACTCCTACCACAACCTGTGGGAGGACAACGACACGTACTACAACCGCGGCGGCCTGGCCCTGATGGAGGTGCGCGAGCAGGTGGTGCGCGGCAATCGCGCCTGGGGCAATTCGGACCACGGCATCATGCTGCGCACGCTGCAGGACTCGGTCATCGAGGGCAACGTCGTGGCCGGCAACAACCGCGGTTTCTTCATCTACGACGTGGAGTACATCAAGCTCAACGACAACCTGGTCGTGGACAACACCGTGGGCGTGCACCTGTCGGCCGGCTCCACGCGCAACGAGGTCGAAGGCAACGACTTCATCGCCAACCGCGAGCAGGTGCGCTACGTGGGCGCGCGCGACGAGCGCTGGGGCCAGCAGCGCGGCAACTACTGGAGCAACTACCTCGGCTGGGACCGCAACAACGACGGCCAGGGCGATGTGCAGTACGAAGCCAACGACATGGTGGACCGCCTGACCTGGCGCCACCCGGCCATCAAGCTGCTGCTGGCCAGCCCCGCGGTGCAGGCGCTGCGCCTCGTGGGCCAGCAGTTCCCCGTTTTGCGTGTGCCCTCGGTGGTCGATCCCCATCCGCGCATGCGCCCCCACCATCAAGATTGGAGTCAGTGGCGTGGCAAGCATTTCCCCGGCCAGTGA